One window of the Litorilinea aerophila genome contains the following:
- a CDS encoding FkbM family methyltransferase: MKYLSKLLLHPRHRRRPAAWMELIRLWRMPRYRPAYTHLLGPPLRLIDAASFLSAYDAIFCREIYRFEAPSAEPTILDCGANIGLSVLYFKQRYPRARLIAFEPDAIAFDALSENVRSFGLRDVALHPKAVWHTETELAFVSDGADAGRLALYAAEPGVQLVQTVDLNPFLERPVDLLKLDVEGAETEILVHCRDDLQKVQRLFVEYHSLSGRHQELHRLLTVLAEAGFRVQIQSESVATQPFVRPKIQAGMDLQLNIFATRPSTV; this comes from the coding sequence TTGAAATACCTGTCTAAGCTGCTTCTCCATCCCCGCCACCGCCGGCGGCCCGCGGCCTGGATGGAGCTCATTCGCCTCTGGCGGATGCCCCGTTACCGGCCTGCCTACACCCACCTGCTGGGCCCCCCCTTGCGGTTGATCGACGCGGCCTCCTTCCTGTCCGCCTACGACGCCATCTTCTGCCGGGAGATCTATCGGTTTGAGGCGCCGAGCGCCGAGCCGACCATTTTGGACTGCGGTGCGAACATTGGCCTGAGTGTGCTCTATTTTAAACAGCGTTATCCCCGGGCCCGCCTGATTGCGTTTGAACCGGATGCCATTGCCTTTGACGCCCTTTCAGAGAACGTGCGCAGCTTTGGCTTGCGAGATGTCGCACTCCACCCCAAAGCGGTCTGGCATACCGAGACCGAGCTGGCCTTCGTGTCCGATGGCGCCGATGCCGGTCGCCTGGCTCTCTATGCTGCTGAGCCCGGGGTGCAGTTAGTCCAAACAGTGGATCTGAACCCTTTCCTGGAGCGACCTGTGGATCTCCTTAAATTGGATGTGGAGGGCGCAGAGACGGAGATCCTGGTGCATTGCCGTGATGACCTGCAGAAGGTCCAACGCCTGTTTGTGGAGTATCATTCCTTGAGCGGACGACATCAAGAGCTTCACCGCCTGCTAACCGTTTTGGCCGAGGCCGGTTTTCGGGTCCAGATCCAGTCAGAGTCAGTGGCAACCCAACCCTTTGTACGGCCTAAAATTCAGGCTGGAATGGACCTCCAACTTAACATCTTTGCAACCCGGCCATCCACTGTGTAA